Proteins encoded in a region of the Candidatus Nanosynbacter sp. HMT-352 genome:
- a CDS encoding PrgI family protein yields MSVYKVPQDVEAEDKLLGPFSFRQFVFLIIAVIGIAIAYGLSTILLPLAIIPVPIILFFGALALPLKKDQPMEVYLAAVISFMLKPKKRLWQPDGIERLVEVIAPKVEEKNYGNNYDQAEVQRRLSYLANLVDSQGWSIRGVNNPNSSMRADLFNEGQAANDILDENSTTAQNINHLINQSDVRRRQEVIQKMQTGQSATPPPVQPPQPSQPDNPAPATPLQMNPYPTMRQSILNPISRQSATPTSTPIQTQPTTMPQSSVNEVSPAIIELANNHDLSIETIAREANRIQQENKLSDEEVVISLR; encoded by the coding sequence ATGTCGGTGTATAAAGTTCCTCAAGATGTCGAGGCGGAGGACAAACTGCTCGGGCCGTTTAGTTTCCGACAGTTTGTGTTTTTAATTATAGCTGTTATCGGAATCGCTATTGCGTACGGTTTGAGTACAATTTTACTACCTTTGGCAATAATTCCTGTGCCGATAATTTTATTCTTTGGAGCGCTGGCTTTACCGCTTAAAAAAGATCAGCCAATGGAAGTTTATTTAGCAGCAGTTATTTCTTTTATGCTAAAACCAAAAAAACGACTATGGCAGCCTGATGGAATTGAAAGATTAGTCGAAGTTATCGCGCCAAAAGTCGAGGAGAAGAATTACGGAAATAACTATGACCAAGCTGAAGTTCAGAGAAGATTATCGTATTTGGCAAATCTGGTAGATAGTCAAGGTTGGTCGATTCGTGGCGTTAATAATCCGAACAGTTCAATGCGTGCCGATTTATTCAACGAAGGACAAGCAGCTAACGACATTTTAGATGAAAATAGCACTACGGCGCAAAATATCAATCATTTAATAAATCAATCAGATGTTCGTAGGCGACAAGAAGTTATCCAAAAGATGCAAACAGGGCAATCTGCTACGCCACCTCCCGTACAACCACCTCAACCATCTCAACCAGATAATCCTGCTCCAGCCACACCGCTTCAAATGAATCCGTACCCAACAATGCGTCAATCTATATTAAATCCGATATCCAGACAATCAGCCACCCCCACTTCTACTCCAATTCAAACTCAACCGACAACCATGCCACAATCTAGCGTAAACGAGGTGTCACCTGCTATAATAGAACTGGCAAATAACCACGACCTCTCGATTGAAACGATTGCGCGTGAGGCAAATCGAATTCAGCAAGAAAATAAATTATCAGATGAGGAAGTGGTGATTTCACTACGTTAG
- a CDS encoding VirB4-like conjugal transfer ATPase, CD1110 family yields the protein MAKKKLDAVDIAAQQRAREQAEVEQAFLTGVRTLRDFIAPSSIELHSDHFRLGSKYGRTMYVYGYPRQIYTGWLSSIINIDEVLDISMFIYPVDTQIVLNNLRKKVTQLEATMNINTEKGRVRDPGLEAALQDAEELRDQLQIGAEKFFRYGLYITLYADSLDELSFIQHKIETIFGQQLVFSKVASSQQEQGLNSSIPQLTDELQIRRNMNTGAISTSFPFTSADLTDNKGVLYGINMHNNGLVIFDRFSLENANMVVFAKSGAGKSFTVKLEALRSMMVGADIVIIDPENEYQKLCDAVGGSYIRLSLSSDTRINPFDLPRVIDTDEADDALRANLVTLHGLLRQMLGGAGAGAGGQVVAGLSPAEEADIDQALIDTYARVGITSDPLTHNSTPPTISDLYDTLLHMGGTGPSLAQRLRKFTSGTFAGIFSQQSNIDINNNMVVFNIRDLEDELRPTAMYIVLNHIWNITRTDQRKRMLIVDEAWQLMKYDDSANFLFSLAKRARKYQLGLTTITQDVEDFVGSKMGRAIVSNSSMQLLLKQSASAVDVLAQVFKLTDEEQKRLANFPVGQGLFFAGQNHVHIQIQASDTEYNLINTNPASQQVKPSDSPIGGYGAV from the coding sequence ATGGCAAAGAAGAAATTAGATGCTGTTGATATTGCCGCTCAGCAACGAGCACGAGAGCAAGCCGAAGTCGAACAAGCCTTCTTAACTGGTGTTAGAACTTTGCGTGATTTTATTGCGCCAAGTAGTATTGAGCTTCATTCTGACCATTTTCGACTTGGCTCAAAATATGGCCGCACGATGTATGTTTATGGCTATCCTCGTCAAATTTACACTGGATGGCTTAGCTCGATAATTAACATCGATGAAGTGCTGGATATTAGTATGTTTATTTATCCAGTCGATACGCAAATTGTCCTAAATAACCTGCGCAAAAAAGTTACTCAGCTGGAAGCAACCATGAACATAAACACGGAAAAGGGAAGGGTGCGCGATCCAGGCTTAGAAGCGGCATTACAAGACGCCGAAGAATTGCGCGATCAATTACAGATTGGTGCTGAAAAGTTCTTCCGTTACGGCTTATATATAACACTTTATGCAGATAGTTTAGATGAATTAAGCTTCATCCAGCATAAAATTGAAACTATTTTTGGTCAGCAATTGGTGTTCTCGAAAGTAGCTTCCAGTCAGCAGGAGCAGGGATTAAACAGTTCTATTCCGCAGTTAACTGATGAACTACAAATTCGCCGCAACATGAATACTGGCGCAATTTCAACCAGCTTTCCGTTCACTTCAGCCGATTTGACGGATAATAAGGGCGTACTTTACGGAATTAACATGCATAATAATGGCTTGGTAATTTTTGACAGATTCTCTCTGGAAAACGCCAATATGGTCGTGTTCGCTAAGTCTGGTGCTGGTAAATCATTTACCGTTAAATTGGAAGCTTTAAGAAGTATGATGGTCGGGGCTGATATTGTGATTATTGACCCAGAAAATGAGTACCAAAAACTATGCGACGCAGTTGGTGGCAGCTATATTCGATTGAGCTTAAGTAGTGACACGAGAATCAATCCGTTTGATTTACCGCGTGTTATTGATACTGATGAGGCAGATGACGCACTGCGAGCTAATTTAGTGACATTACACGGGCTACTCAGGCAAATGCTGGGTGGTGCAGGAGCAGGAGCTGGTGGACAAGTTGTAGCAGGACTATCGCCAGCGGAAGAAGCTGATATTGATCAAGCATTAATCGACACTTACGCGCGCGTTGGTATTACTTCGGATCCACTAACACACAATTCTACGCCACCGACGATTTCCGACTTATACGACACCTTGCTTCATATGGGCGGAACTGGTCCAAGCCTAGCTCAGCGACTTCGCAAATTTACTTCTGGAACGTTTGCTGGAATATTCTCGCAACAGAGTAATATTGATATTAATAATAATATGGTTGTCTTTAACATTCGCGACTTGGAAGATGAACTGCGACCAACGGCGATGTATATTGTTCTGAATCACATCTGGAATATTACGCGTACCGACCAAAGAAAGCGTATGTTGATCGTTGACGAGGCTTGGCAATTAATGAAATATGATGATTCCGCCAACTTCTTATTCTCTCTAGCTAAACGTGCCCGTAAATATCAATTAGGCTTAACGACTATCACGCAGGATGTGGAAGACTTCGTCGGAAGTAAAATGGGTCGAGCAATCGTTTCCAACTCCTCAATGCAGCTACTTCTGAAGCAGTCCGCCAGCGCCGTTGATGTTTTAGCACAAGTGTTCAAATTGACAGATGAAGAGCAGAAACGTCTAGCTAATTTCCCAGTTGGGCAAGGATTATTCTTTGCTGGACAAAATCACGTTCACATTCAGATTCAGGCTAGTGACACCGAATATAATTTGATTAATACAAATCCTGCATCACAACAAGTAAAACCGTCAGATTCACCGATCGGCGGCTACGGGGCAGTGTAA
- a CDS encoding type IV secretion system protein — protein sequence MKVFMFIEKQVIKKVGRLKKPIIILCAFALFILPITNILLAHPALASKDPSRFSNLKENDQYKFFTYASAMAQCFNGGLQVHTDVDDQMLHDNVVFASWGNAYVYVGTYPEVKGFNKGGIKCNDTGFQQEAFNTFGISPNELLCYMGYPKNGLKGKNDSNTKHEECVALGLTNDFTYNGMPENGKENFLNALTTLTGYDRNVAEKNAYIKYRKYSDWIKGCVDGEATSKSDNTWKVSVINTDTKKVDTIYKPKGKTEYLYAGGSTVYANKPEFSCRSVESELAIAAKKYLNVLKASAVDTACAGLAGDKLKACKDGANHKGDSTYCETTYENTEDINACKQGQTAKIEAPAEGDGEEEKNSCGIDGIGWLVCPVMNFVAGINDAAYSAISGFLDIKPAILSDGNNSGAKQGWEFFRNIANAIFAVIFLWIIFSQISNVGVSNYGIKKILPRLIIGALLVNLSYYLCQIFVDLSNILGHTLKDALESGAGEIGANSEATGLGSEIIAKILGLTGAGLFIALAVGLPTLAAGFLAIMTVFIILVVRQAGIILLIAMSPMAFAAWLLPNTEDLFKKWIKMFRGLLLVFPIISLLYGAGKLAGAVLASNATVDPNNPDETMQLVALAATTMPLIATPFVLQNSLSSLGSIGAKIGKMSANAHSRFAGNVKGTAKRRVDNSVIGDTKRKYSDFMDRRRASSRTGKIATWRDNTPLGKFMGWDKGGARARATVAKAFESDVEDASTMLQGMTSSEIAAIAITGKTSDDKEVSRSMRAATIDHTMANGGFEQRMNVLSKLKGTDASIKQRAIKAAFAKGDNNILGNGFGDDILKDEINSMEDLSNMAVNNAESGSLQAEHLVQNGAATGWLSKAIADSKNERASAAFKKAGEVAVSNPNTAKNINQTISDALSAHGVVVENTSQNTSSSNSQQSPQNNQQSNSSSGGIIIATSQEDVRKALEDSRR from the coding sequence CACGTACGCCTCTGCTATGGCACAATGCTTCAATGGTGGTTTACAGGTGCACACTGACGTTGATGACCAGATGTTGCATGATAATGTAGTATTCGCGTCGTGGGGGAATGCTTATGTTTATGTAGGTACATATCCAGAAGTAAAGGGGTTTAATAAGGGTGGAATAAAATGCAATGATACAGGATTTCAGCAAGAGGCTTTTAATACATTTGGAATTTCACCAAATGAGTTACTGTGCTATATGGGCTACCCAAAGAACGGTTTAAAAGGAAAGAATGATAGTAATACAAAACATGAAGAATGTGTTGCCTTAGGATTAACTAACGATTTCACCTATAATGGTATGCCTGAGAATGGCAAAGAGAATTTTTTAAACGCGCTTACGACATTAACAGGATATGATCGCAACGTAGCAGAAAAAAACGCTTACATAAAATATAGAAAATATTCAGACTGGATTAAGGGTTGTGTGGATGGTGAAGCAACCAGTAAGTCTGACAACACATGGAAGGTTTCTGTCATTAACACAGACACTAAAAAGGTTGATACGATATACAAGCCAAAAGGCAAAACTGAATACTTGTATGCCGGAGGATCTACCGTATATGCTAATAAGCCTGAGTTTTCATGTAGATCAGTTGAAAGTGAACTGGCAATTGCAGCTAAAAAATATTTAAATGTTCTAAAAGCAAGTGCAGTAGATACTGCCTGTGCAGGACTGGCAGGAGACAAACTCAAAGCCTGCAAAGACGGAGCAAATCACAAGGGTGATTCTACATACTGCGAAACAACCTATGAGAACACAGAAGATATAAACGCCTGTAAACAAGGTCAGACTGCCAAAATTGAAGCCCCAGCGGAAGGTGACGGAGAAGAAGAGAAAAATTCGTGTGGTATTGATGGAATAGGGTGGTTGGTTTGTCCAGTAATGAACTTCGTGGCCGGTATCAACGATGCTGCGTATAGTGCTATTTCCGGATTTTTAGATATAAAGCCAGCCATACTCTCCGATGGAAATAATTCTGGAGCAAAACAAGGTTGGGAGTTTTTCCGTAATATAGCCAACGCCATATTCGCTGTAATATTCTTATGGATTATATTTTCTCAAATCTCTAACGTTGGCGTTAGTAATTATGGCATTAAGAAAATCCTACCTCGCTTAATAATAGGAGCTTTACTAGTTAATTTATCTTATTATCTTTGTCAGATTTTTGTAGACTTATCTAATATATTAGGGCATACATTAAAGGACGCCTTAGAATCTGGAGCGGGAGAGATAGGTGCCAATTCTGAGGCTACGGGACTAGGCAGCGAGATAATTGCTAAAATATTAGGCTTAACCGGAGCAGGCCTATTCATTGCCTTAGCAGTCGGATTACCTACTCTTGCTGCTGGATTTTTGGCAATTATGACAGTATTTATTATTCTAGTAGTTAGACAAGCAGGTATCATACTATTAATAGCCATGTCTCCCATGGCCTTCGCAGCATGGCTACTGCCAAATACAGAAGACTTATTTAAAAAATGGATAAAAATGTTCCGGGGGTTATTATTAGTATTTCCTATAATATCTTTATTGTACGGGGCAGGAAAATTAGCTGGTGCAGTATTGGCATCAAATGCAACAGTTGATCCGAATAATCCAGACGAAACCATGCAGCTAGTTGCTTTAGCAGCCACCACTATGCCACTCATCGCCACTCCTTTTGTATTGCAAAACTCCTTAAGTTCGCTAGGTAGTATTGGTGCAAAGATAGGAAAAATGAGTGCTAATGCCCACAGTCGATTCGCCGGAAATGTAAAAGGCACAGCAAAAAGACGTGTTGACAATTCTGTTATTGGCGATACGAAAAGAAAATATTCAGACTTCATGGATAGAAGACGCGCAAGCAGTCGAACGGGTAAAATTGCGACATGGAGGGATAATACTCCACTCGGTAAATTCATGGGCTGGGATAAAGGTGGAGCACGCGCCCGCGCAACTGTAGCTAAGGCGTTCGAAAGCGACGTTGAAGACGCATCCACAATGCTACAAGGTATGACATCGAGTGAAATAGCTGCTATCGCCATAACGGGTAAAACCTCTGATGATAAAGAAGTCTCACGAAGTATGCGTGCAGCCACAATAGACCATACTATGGCTAATGGTGGTTTTGAACAACGTATGAATGTGCTGAGTAAACTAAAAGGCACAGACGCTTCTATAAAACAACGGGCGATTAAAGCTGCATTTGCAAAGGGAGATAATAATATACTAGGTAACGGATTCGGAGATGATATTCTCAAGGATGAGATTAATAGTATGGAAGATCTATCTAACATGGCAGTAAATAATGCCGAGTCTGGAAGTCTACAGGCAGAACACTTAGTGCAGAATGGAGCAGCAACCGGATGGCTATCTAAAGCTATTGCCGATAGTAAGAATGAAAGAGCTTCGGCTGCATTTAAAAAAGCAGGAGAAGTTGCCGTATCAAATCCAAATACTGCGAAAAATATAAATCAAACAATATCCGATGCGTTAAGTGCTCACGGAGTGGTTGTCGAGAATACGTCACAGAATACATCTTCCTCTAATTCTCAACAATCACCACAAAATAACCAACAGAGCAACAGTAGCTCTGGGGGAATAATTATTGCTACATCTCAAGAAGATGTAAGAAAGGCATTAGAGGATTCTAGACGATGA